From one Sphingobium cloacae genomic stretch:
- a CDS encoding vitamin K epoxide reductase family protein produces MIDGKSSEAGSGQGGGGVVLITGASGFIAAALIARLGERYTVVGLDRAGPPDPPPPAAAIDFDLGSDEAVGAALEEVRARYGNRIASVIHLAAYYDITGDPNPLYDKVTVQGTRRLIDGLQSFEVEQFVFASTMLVHKPTSTPDERINEDSPIGASWAYPQSKVDGEALLHEHHGNIPVVYMRAAGVYDDDGRSAFLAQQISQIYEHRLISHFYPGMLCAAQSSVHRDDLADAVLRLVDRRHELPAELPLLIGEPDAPGYAEIQDIVGEALHGEGWKTIRIPQPLAKAGIILQNEALGSDDFIQPWMIDSSNDHYILDISRARSLLGWEPKHSLRDTLPAIVAALKRHPRAWYRNNKLNENLVAWHDKPEAEPVAPSHQPTAAGAGMAGMDHGAVDHSSMDHAAMGHGPGAADMAMSGHGAHGDHMAIMDRDERRARWALYANIGLGLWLASSPLIYDSVTTQSVGEAARFVTIDRGLPSIEWRANALAISDVVSGLAIALFGALSLSARTKTWAQWAVAFVGIWLFFAPLIFWSPSAAQYNNNLLIGSAVIALSVLVPMMPGMSMAGMMDPKNIPPGWTYSPSTDAQRLPIVAMGLIGLLTSRILTAYQLGHIDTAWEPFFVGSLTDPRNGTEEIITSDMSKAWPIADGGLGTISYVLEILMAVMGTRDRWRTMPWMVTFFGILVIPLGVVSIYFIISQPIVIGTWSTLALIAALAMLIMIPFALDEVIAMGQFLLWARRQGKPLIRTFFQGDAIAAGGEDTSDAMASPSTFWADAKKGLTLPWTLTASIVIGVLLMLTRVLFGTEGGMANSDHVVGALVITVAIIATAEVARVLRLINVAFGAWLVAAPFLLDGVGHLGAVASVVAGIALVGLSFPRGKRSAEHYAGWDKYVI; encoded by the coding sequence ATGATCGATGGCAAAAGCAGTGAAGCCGGCAGCGGCCAGGGTGGCGGCGGCGTCGTTCTGATCACGGGTGCGAGCGGTTTCATCGCCGCCGCGCTAATTGCCCGGCTCGGCGAACGCTACACGGTTGTCGGCCTTGATCGTGCCGGTCCTCCAGACCCGCCGCCGCCCGCGGCGGCAATCGACTTCGATCTCGGCTCTGACGAGGCGGTGGGCGCCGCGCTCGAAGAGGTGCGCGCGCGGTACGGCAACCGCATCGCCTCTGTGATCCACCTAGCCGCCTATTACGATATTACGGGCGATCCCAATCCGCTCTATGACAAGGTCACCGTGCAGGGCACCCGCCGGCTGATTGACGGGCTGCAATCGTTCGAGGTCGAGCAATTCGTCTTCGCCAGCACGATGCTGGTTCATAAGCCGACTTCCACACCCGACGAGCGCATCAACGAGGACTCCCCGATCGGTGCGTCCTGGGCGTACCCACAGTCCAAAGTCGATGGCGAGGCGTTGCTGCATGAGCATCACGGGAACATCCCGGTCGTCTATATGCGCGCCGCCGGAGTTTACGACGACGACGGACGCTCGGCGTTTCTTGCGCAGCAGATATCGCAGATTTACGAGCACCGTCTGATCTCGCACTTTTATCCCGGCATGCTGTGTGCGGCACAGTCATCGGTGCACCGCGACGATTTGGCCGATGCCGTGCTTCGCCTGGTCGATCGGCGGCACGAACTTCCGGCGGAGCTGCCACTGCTCATCGGCGAGCCCGACGCGCCCGGCTATGCCGAGATCCAGGACATCGTCGGCGAGGCGCTCCACGGCGAGGGCTGGAAGACGATCCGGATTCCGCAGCCGCTCGCGAAAGCCGGGATCATCCTACAGAACGAAGCGCTCGGCAGCGACGACTTCATCCAGCCCTGGATGATCGACAGCAGCAACGACCACTATATCCTCGATATCTCCCGCGCGCGTTCGCTGCTCGGATGGGAGCCGAAACATAGTCTCCGCGACACGCTGCCCGCGATCGTTGCGGCGTTGAAGCGCCATCCGCGGGCCTGGTATCGGAACAACAAGCTCAACGAGAACCTGGTTGCCTGGCACGATAAGCCAGAGGCCGAACCTGTAGCGCCGAGCCATCAACCTACGGCGGCAGGCGCCGGGATGGCCGGTATGGATCACGGGGCTGTGGACCATAGTAGCATGGACCATGCAGCCATGGGGCACGGCCCTGGCGCGGCGGACATGGCGATGTCCGGCCACGGTGCACACGGCGATCACATGGCCATAATGGACCGGGACGAGCGCCGTGCGCGCTGGGCTCTTTACGCGAACATCGGTCTTGGGCTGTGGCTCGCCTCCAGCCCGCTCATATACGACTCCGTGACCACGCAGAGCGTCGGCGAGGCCGCGCGCTTCGTAACGATTGATCGCGGGTTGCCGTCGATTGAGTGGCGGGCGAACGCGCTGGCCATTAGCGATGTCGTCAGCGGCCTCGCCATCGCGCTGTTCGGTGCGCTGTCGCTGTCGGCCAGGACCAAGACCTGGGCGCAATGGGCGGTGGCGTTCGTCGGCATTTGGCTGTTCTTCGCCCCGCTAATCTTCTGGAGCCCGAGCGCTGCTCAGTACAACAACAACCTGCTCATCGGCTCGGCCGTGATTGCCCTGTCGGTGCTCGTGCCGATGATGCCGGGCATGAGCATGGCGGGCATGATGGACCCCAAGAACATCCCGCCTGGCTGGACCTATTCGCCGTCCACTGACGCGCAGCGGCTGCCGATCGTCGCCATGGGCCTGATCGGCCTTCTCACCTCGCGCATCCTGACCGCTTATCAGCTCGGGCACATCGATACAGCCTGGGAGCCGTTCTTCGTCGGATCGCTGACCGACCCGCGCAACGGCACTGAGGAAATCATCACTTCCGACATGTCGAAGGCGTGGCCGATCGCCGACGGCGGTCTCGGCACCATCAGCTACGTGCTCGAGATCCTGATGGCAGTGATGGGAACCCGCGATCGCTGGCGCACCATGCCGTGGATGGTGACCTTCTTCGGCATTCTGGTCATCCCGCTCGGCGTCGTCAGCATCTACTTCATCATCAGCCAGCCGATCGTCATCGGCACGTGGAGCACGCTGGCGCTGATCGCCGCGCTCGCCATGCTGATCATGATCCCGTTCGCGCTCGACGAGGTGATTGCGATGGGTCAGTTCCTTCTCTGGGCGCGCCGGCAAGGCAAACCGCTGATCCGCACCTTCTTCCAAGGCGACGCGATCGCGGCCGGCGGAGAGGACACCTCGGACGCGATGGCCTCGCCAAGCACCTTCTGGGCGGACGCGAAGAAGGGTCTGACCCTGCCATGGACGCTGACTGCGAGCATCGTCATCGGCGTCCTGCTGATGCTCACCCGGGTATTGTTCGGCACGGAAGGCGGGATGGCGAACAGCGATCACGTTGTGGGTGCGCTGGTCATCACGGTCGCGATCATCGCCACAGCGGAGGTTGCCCGCGTGCTGCGGCTGATCAATGTCGCGTTCGGAGCCTGGCTCGTGGCCGCGCCTTTCCTCCTGGACGGCGTTGGTCACCTTGGTGCCGTGGCCTCGGTCGTAGCGGGCATTGCGCTCGTCGGCCTCAGCTTTCCAAGGGGGAAGCGCAGCGCCGAGCATTATGCAGGCTGGGACAAGTACGTGATCTGA
- the ygiD gene encoding 4,5-DOPA-extradiol-dioxygenase, whose amino-acid sequence MPALFIGHGSPMNTLERNGFTDAWKSLGRTLPRPRALLVVSAHWYFGATAVTAMPRPRTIHDFYGFPQALFDFDYPAPGAPDVAQEIAEVVKPEWVGLDRDQWGLDHGTWSVLAHLYPQADVPVVQLSINALRPLEYHVDIAARLAALRDSGVAILASGNVVHNLREIQWDQPNTAFDWAERFDDAVVAQLADAPSDILRVREHPDYARAVPTPDHFVPLLYLAGLAAAEDARPEPIVRGFSMGSISMTCHALGANLPVETDAEDAATLPRDVPADQTNI is encoded by the coding sequence ATGCCTGCACTGTTCATCGGCCACGGTAGCCCGATGAACACGCTGGAGCGGAACGGCTTCACCGACGCCTGGAAGTCGCTCGGGCGAACACTGCCCCGTCCCCGTGCACTGCTGGTCGTCTCGGCCCATTGGTATTTCGGTGCGACCGCGGTGACGGCCATGCCGAGACCTCGAACGATCCACGATTTCTACGGCTTCCCGCAGGCGCTGTTCGACTTCGACTATCCGGCACCCGGCGCGCCGGACGTGGCGCAGGAGATTGCGGAAGTGGTGAAACCGGAATGGGTTGGTCTCGACCGCGATCAGTGGGGGCTCGATCACGGCACCTGGTCCGTGCTCGCGCACCTCTACCCGCAAGCCGACGTGCCCGTGGTGCAACTTTCGATCAATGCGCTGCGCCCGCTCGAATACCATGTGGACATCGCCGCGCGGCTCGCCGCGTTGCGCGACAGCGGCGTGGCGATCCTCGCCAGCGGCAACGTCGTCCATAACCTACGAGAAATCCAGTGGGACCAGCCTAACACAGCATTCGATTGGGCAGAGCGGTTCGACGACGCCGTGGTAGCGCAGCTCGCCGACGCGCCAAGCGACATTCTGAGGGTGCGCGAGCATCCCGACTACGCGCGCGCCGTGCCTACGCCCGACCACTTCGTTCCGCTCCTCTACCTGGCAGGCCTGGCGGCCGCTGAGGACGCCCGGCCGGAACCGATCGTGCGCGGCTTTTCGATGGGTTCGATCTCGATGACATGCCACGCACTCGGCGCGAACCTACCGGTCGAGACGGACGCAGAGGACGCCGCGACGCTGCCGCGCGACGTTCCCGCCGATCAGACGAATATCTGA
- a CDS encoding DoxX family protein encodes MNERLHFWAPRMLSALRIVAGLVFLEHGMQKFLSFPLGQAAGSGFAFDNPGAYAGLVELAAGLLIALGLFTRPAAFLASGTMAVAYWIAHAPQNAFPVNNGGDAAILYCFAFLYLVFAGPGPWSLDASLQRRGEGA; translated from the coding sequence ATGAACGAAAGATTGCATTTCTGGGCACCGCGAATGCTGAGTGCCCTTCGGATCGTTGCCGGTCTCGTCTTCCTTGAGCACGGGATGCAGAAGTTCCTGTCCTTCCCGCTTGGCCAAGCGGCAGGTAGTGGCTTTGCATTCGACAACCCTGGGGCATACGCGGGCTTGGTCGAGCTGGCGGCCGGGCTTCTGATCGCGCTGGGCCTGTTCACCCGTCCAGCCGCTTTCCTGGCTTCCGGCACGATGGCCGTCGCCTACTGGATCGCGCACGCGCCGCAGAACGCATTCCCGGTCAACAACGGGGGCGATGCAGCGATCCTCTACTGCTTCGCGTTCCTCTATCTCGTGTTCGCGGGGCCAGGACCTTGGAGCCTGGACGCTTCCCTCCAGCGTCGCGGGGAAGGGGCATGA
- the copD gene encoding copper homeostasis membrane protein CopD: MLDWPTVAIRLALYLVLAALFGLSAFSLYGLRLGERDDAIALRPWLTASAALGLLLSAAGLILMASAMAGSPFWPIDQAAAAALLGGSAVGTAWKVRMVALVIAGGAALLARGRASWLAMAMIAAAAALATLAWNGHGAASEGSTGWLHLTADILHLLAAGLWVGALFGLLLLMARRAEEIDAAHLRLTHRALHGFGSVGTLVVVTLVVTGLINSWLLVGPTNFMALGTTLYGLLLLAKLALFAGMLGLASLNRFRLTPAFERSIAMNDHRGALRALRVSLAIETACVIGILALVAWLGTLAPPASGM, encoded by the coding sequence ATGCTCGACTGGCCGACCGTCGCCATCCGCTTGGCGTTGTACCTGGTCCTGGCGGCGCTGTTCGGCCTGTCGGCCTTCAGCCTCTACGGCCTTCGCCTTGGCGAGCGCGATGATGCAATCGCGCTGCGGCCTTGGCTCACGGCAAGCGCGGCGCTCGGGTTGCTTCTCTCGGCCGCTGGCCTGATCCTCATGGCCTCGGCGATGGCCGGATCTCCGTTCTGGCCGATCGATCAGGCTGCTGCGGCCGCGCTGCTCGGAGGGTCGGCGGTTGGCACCGCCTGGAAGGTGCGTATGGTGGCGCTCGTCATCGCCGGCGGTGCAGCCCTGCTGGCGCGAGGCAGAGCATCATGGCTGGCTATGGCCATGATTGCGGCAGCCGCGGCATTGGCGACACTCGCGTGGAACGGGCATGGTGCCGCGAGCGAGGGAAGCACGGGATGGCTTCACCTCACTGCGGACATCCTCCATCTCCTTGCTGCCGGTCTGTGGGTCGGGGCGCTGTTCGGATTGCTTCTCCTGATGGCGCGGCGCGCCGAGGAGATCGATGCTGCGCACCTTCGGCTGACCCATCGCGCCCTGCACGGGTTTGGCTCCGTTGGTACGCTCGTTGTTGTTACCCTGGTGGTAACTGGTTTGATCAATAGTTGGCTGCTCGTCGGGCCGACCAATTTTATGGCTCTGGGAACGACACTTTACGGCCTGTTGCTGCTCGCCAAGCTAGCCCTGTTCGCCGGGATGCTGGGGCTCGCTTCCCTCAATCGGTTTCGCCTCACGCCGGCCTTTGAGCGCTCGATTGCCATGAACGACCATCGCGGGGCGCTTAGGGCGCTGCGGGTCAGCCTCGCGATCGAGACAGCCTGCGTGATCGGCATTCTGGCGCTCGTGGCATGGCTAGGCACCCTCGCGCCACCCGCGTCGGGCATGTAA
- the copC gene encoding copper homeostasis periplasmic binding protein CopC, which translates to MRRLFITTAAAALFFVGGVANAHPKLVSASPAANAAVATPEKISLQFSEKLVPAFSKADLTMAAMPGMAAMKMPSSAAVGADGRTLTITPKQRLPRGRYSVDWQVVSGDTHKITGSYNFTVK; encoded by the coding sequence ATGCGCCGCTTGTTCATCACGACTGCCGCCGCCGCCCTGTTCTTCGTAGGCGGCGTGGCGAACGCGCATCCGAAGCTGGTGTCCGCCAGTCCCGCTGCCAACGCGGCGGTCGCGACCCCCGAGAAGATCAGCCTCCAGTTCAGCGAGAAGCTCGTGCCGGCTTTCTCTAAGGCCGACCTTACCATGGCCGCGATGCCTGGCATGGCGGCCATGAAAATGCCCAGCAGCGCCGCAGTCGGCGCCGATGGCCGGACGCTCACCATCACCCCGAAGCAGCGTCTCCCGCGTGGACGCTACAGCGTCGACTGGCAGGTCGTCTCTGGCGACACACATAAAATCACCGGCAGCTACAATTTCACGGTGAAGTGA
- a CDS encoding NAD(P)/FAD-dependent oxidoreductase: protein MRLRLTDQGWTGDPEEVIDCLIVGGGPAGLMTAIYLSRFLRSCVVYDAAAGRAASIPRSHNLPGFPGGISGVTFLARLQAQLREYGGTVQRGEIDAIVASGDHFSASCELNVLYARTVVLATGVVNRRPEMPDAMHDIGVARGLLRYCPICDGYEARRMNVAVLGGDGHGAEEAEFLRAYGAKVTLLAERSLDLGPTELAKLDQQGIDVAPSPVGQLRLGECVEVRLANGLELQFDTLYPALGSSPRTRLASLLGAQLSESGCVLTNAHQQTSVKGLYAVGDVVEGLDQISVAAGQAAIAATAIHNLLRDRDSGLSSALAGLYSARSVPPT from the coding sequence ATGAGGTTGCGGTTGACCGATCAGGGCTGGACTGGAGATCCTGAGGAGGTCATCGACTGTCTGATAGTGGGCGGTGGTCCAGCGGGCCTCATGACCGCGATCTATCTGTCGCGGTTTCTCAGGAGCTGCGTCGTCTACGATGCGGCGGCAGGGCGCGCCGCGTCCATCCCGCGCTCGCACAACCTGCCAGGATTTCCCGGCGGCATTTCCGGCGTCACGTTTCTTGCCCGTTTGCAGGCTCAGCTGCGCGAATATGGCGGTACGGTCCAGAGAGGTGAGATTGACGCAATCGTCGCGTCAGGCGACCACTTCTCGGCAAGCTGCGAACTGAACGTCCTGTATGCGCGGACCGTTGTCCTTGCGACGGGCGTCGTCAACCGGCGTCCCGAGATGCCTGATGCGATGCATGACATCGGCGTGGCGCGTGGGCTTCTCCGCTATTGCCCGATCTGCGATGGTTATGAGGCCCGGCGCATGAACGTGGCGGTGCTCGGCGGCGATGGTCATGGTGCTGAAGAAGCCGAATTCCTGAGGGCTTATGGGGCCAAGGTCACGCTTCTGGCCGAACGCTCGCTCGATCTTGGGCCGACCGAACTTGCCAAGCTGGACCAGCAGGGCATTGATGTCGCCCCCTCGCCTGTCGGGCAGTTGCGTCTTGGCGAGTGTGTCGAGGTGAGGCTGGCCAATGGCTTGGAGCTACAATTCGACACGCTTTACCCCGCACTCGGCTCATCACCTCGGACGCGGCTTGCCTCTTTGCTCGGAGCACAGCTCAGCGAATCCGGGTGCGTGCTAACCAATGCCCACCAACAAACCTCGGTTAAGGGTCTCTACGCAGTCGGCGACGTCGTGGAAGGGCTCGATCAGATCAGCGTCGCAGCCGGACAAGCGGCGATCGCTGCGACCGCAATTCATAACCTGTTGCGCGACCGCGACAGTGGATTGTCATCCGCCCTCGCCGGGCTGTATTCCGCTCGGAGCGTACCGCCGACGTAG
- a CDS encoding DUF2231 domain-containing protein has protein sequence MSTVDMNMGGRDIAGDDMDMGGMHEETANKNKTFGERLVSWLGRVHTMVIHFPIALFIGAFGVELFGLWRRNRDYQHVAHIMLVVGALGAIVAAFLGWFAGGFYLTDRNPILMTHRWLGTSIAVFGVVLAWMAARHRKGPERSRSLYWVVLGLMTLAISIQGFLGGTFMHGGINHLAF, from the coding sequence ATGTCGACCGTGGACATGAACATGGGCGGCCGCGACATCGCCGGCGACGACATGGACATGGGCGGCATGCACGAGGAGACCGCCAACAAGAACAAGACTTTCGGCGAACGGCTTGTGAGCTGGCTGGGGCGGGTGCATACCATGGTCATTCATTTTCCCATCGCCCTGTTCATCGGTGCGTTCGGGGTGGAGCTGTTCGGGTTGTGGCGCCGCAACCGGGATTATCAGCATGTCGCACACATAATGCTGGTCGTCGGCGCGCTGGGAGCGATCGTGGCGGCGTTCCTGGGCTGGTTCGCAGGCGGGTTCTACCTGACCGACCGCAACCCTATCCTGATGACGCATCGCTGGCTCGGGACATCGATCGCGGTCTTCGGCGTCGTGCTGGCTTGGATGGCAGCCCGCCACCGCAAGGGTCCCGAGCGGTCGCGGTCGTTGTATTGGGTGGTGCTTGGCCTGATGACGCTCGCGATCTCAATTCAGGGGTTCCTCGGCGGAACCTTCATGCATGGCGGAATAAACCACTTGGCGTTCTGA
- a CDS encoding DUF411 domain-containing protein has translation MKSALRFALTAAALLVPVAASAATPIVMHRDPGCGCCAKWAAQVQQQLGRQVRVVDDPNRPALQKRAGVPADVSSCHTAIADGIAFEGHVPIADMKRSLSTRPKGVRGLAVGGMPFGSPGMEVPGVKAQAYDVVAFGPSGRRLFARHGS, from the coding sequence ATGAAGTCAGCGTTGCGATTTGCGCTTACTGCCGCAGCCTTGTTGGTTCCGGTTGCCGCCAGCGCGGCTACCCCGATCGTTATGCACCGCGACCCCGGCTGCGGCTGTTGCGCCAAGTGGGCGGCGCAGGTGCAGCAGCAGCTCGGCCGTCAGGTGCGCGTCGTCGATGATCCCAACCGCCCGGCGCTGCAGAAGCGCGCGGGCGTTCCCGCGGACGTCTCGTCCTGCCACACCGCAATCGCCGATGGCATCGCTTTCGAGGGCCACGTGCCGATCGCCGACATGAAGCGGTCTCTTTCGACCCGGCCCAAGGGCGTGCGAGGCCTCGCGGTCGGCGGCATGCCGTTCGGCTCGCCAGGAATGGAAGTGCCGGGCGTCAAGGCGCAAGCCTATGACGTGGTCGCCTTTGGTCCCAGCGGCCGCCGCCTGTTCGCCCGCCACGGCAGCTGA
- a CDS encoding DUF305 domain-containing protein, translated as MFKTVTLLALAATSASPALAQQQMQGMDHSKMQGMNHDNMPGMNTPFMPAEMAMHEKMMKAKGANASETWVRKMIEHHRGAIAMSQIVLRESPDAKTRQMAQKSIAEQNKSIGELQAMLRSMGKRPQ; from the coding sequence ATGTTCAAGACAGTAACACTTCTGGCTCTGGCCGCGACGTCGGCGAGCCCCGCTTTGGCTCAGCAGCAGATGCAGGGCATGGACCATTCGAAAATGCAAGGCATGAACCACGACAACATGCCTGGCATGAACACGCCTTTCATGCCCGCCGAAATGGCGATGCACGAAAAGATGATGAAGGCCAAGGGCGCTAATGCGAGCGAGACGTGGGTCCGCAAGATGATCGAGCATCACCGCGGTGCGATCGCCATGTCGCAGATCGTTCTCCGGGAGTCGCCCGATGCGAAGACCCGGCAAATGGCCCAGAAATCGATTGCCGAGCAGAACAAGAGCATCGGTGAACTCCAGGCGATGCTCCGGTCGATGGGCAAGCGTCCTCAGTAA
- a CDS encoding copper resistance protein B, with translation MQPKFLLIAGGAALGLASPVAAQMDHSNMPGMKMPPSNTPAVKKPAAKKPAAKKPAATKPVARKASPKPAARSTPPAKTGSGAKPAANQPAKPPAPATIVADPHAGHDMTTMPGMNTPGANPNPNTAHDMSAMPSASGGAASGQPSTRQGMDHGSMPGMGQSSGAMQGMPGHDMGSMPSGTGAAMIGTNLQAGTAPPPPIPTDRAADQVYSAAAMAHSQQHLRSMHGGQNFSQVIFNLAEVQIRDGRDAYRWDGSAWYGGDVNRLVLKTEGEGNFGRSLERAELQALYARAIGPYTDFQAGIRYDFKPNPSRVYATVGFESLAPGFFDVEGALFLSSKGDVLGRVEGYYDQRITQRLILQPRVEAEFAAQDVPADRIGSGLSDIELGLRLRYEVKREFAPYIGVSYERRVGRSARFAREDGEDAISTSLVLGIRTWF, from the coding sequence ATGCAGCCTAAGTTCCTCTTGATCGCTGGCGGCGCGGCACTTGGCCTCGCAAGTCCGGTGGCCGCGCAGATGGACCATTCCAATATGCCGGGCATGAAGATGCCGCCGTCAAATACGCCAGCGGTGAAAAAGCCGGCCGCTAAAAAGCCGGCCGCCAAGAAGCCCGCAGCGACCAAGCCCGTCGCGCGCAAAGCGTCCCCAAAGCCCGCCGCTAGATCGACACCGCCCGCGAAAACGGGATCGGGGGCCAAGCCCGCTGCGAATCAGCCCGCCAAGCCTCCGGCCCCTGCAACGATCGTTGCCGATCCTCACGCCGGTCATGACATGACGACCATGCCGGGCATGAATACGCCTGGAGCCAACCCCAACCCCAATACCGCGCACGACATGTCGGCCATGCCAAGTGCCTCCGGCGGTGCCGCCTCCGGCCAGCCAAGCACCAGGCAAGGCATGGACCATGGATCGATGCCGGGAATGGGCCAGAGTTCGGGCGCGATGCAAGGCATGCCGGGACACGACATGGGAAGCATGCCCTCAGGCACGGGCGCGGCGATGATCGGCACCAACCTGCAGGCCGGCACCGCTCCGCCGCCCCCCATTCCGACGGATCGTGCCGCGGACCAGGTCTACTCTGCCGCTGCCATGGCGCATTCGCAGCAGCATCTGCGGTCGATGCACGGCGGGCAGAATTTCTCGCAGGTCATATTCAACCTGGCTGAAGTCCAGATCCGGGATGGTCGCGATGCTTATCGTTGGGATGGCAGCGCCTGGTACGGTGGCGACGTTAATCGTCTGGTTCTTAAAACCGAGGGCGAAGGGAACTTTGGGAGAAGCTTGGAAAGGGCGGAGCTGCAGGCGCTCTACGCACGGGCAATCGGACCCTATACCGATTTTCAGGCAGGGATCCGGTACGACTTCAAGCCTAATCCCTCGCGTGTTTACGCGACAGTCGGTTTTGAGAGCCTGGCTCCGGGTTTCTTCGATGTCGAGGGCGCACTGTTCTTGTCTAGCAAGGGAGACGTGCTGGGCCGCGTTGAAGGCTATTACGATCAGCGCATCACCCAGCGGCTGATTCTCCAGCCTCGTGTCGAAGCTGAGTTTGCGGCGCAGGACGTTCCGGCAGACCGGATCGGTTCGGGCTTGTCGGATATCGAGCTTGGCTTGCGGCTGCGCTACGAGGTGAAGCGAGAGTTCGCCCCCTATATAGGTGTTTCGTACGAGCGCAGAGTGGGCCGTTCTGCTCGTTTTGCACGCGAGGATGGCGAGGATGCGATATCCACCAGCCTCGTTCTGGGCATTCGCACATGGTTTTGA